From the Eubacterium sp. 1001713B170207_170306_E7 genome, the window AACCCTGAGCACTAGCCGTGAAGATATGATCCGCGCGCTTATGGAAGGCGTAGCCTTTGACCTGTACTCTAACATTAAGATTGCCCAGGCCTCCGGCGCGAAGATCGACGGGCTGACCTTAAACGGCGGCCCCACCAAGAGCCGGTTCTGGAACCGCATTACCGCCGATGTCACAGGTATCCCGCTGAGCACCACCAATGTGGATGAAGCCGCGCCGCTGGGCGACGCGATTCTGGCCGCCAAGGGGGCCGGACTATGCGACAGCATTATCGCCATGTCGAGGGATATTGTCAAGGTGACTGAAACCATTGAACCGGATATGAAAAATCATGAAATGTATCAGGATTTCTTCGGCATCTGGCAGCGTGTGTACGATAACCTGAAAAAGGAAATGGACGACCATCATCAGCTGTTATTCAAATATAATTTTACCAAATAGGGGTGAGCATAAGTGAATTCGAGAGAACGCGTGCAGATGGCGCTGCACCATGAACGGCCGGACCGGGCGCCCATTAATTTCCGGTCAACCGATATTGTGGCAGAAAATTTAGGAAAATACTATGGAAAAAGCTATGACGAGCTGCTGGAATACTATCAGGTGGACTTTAGAGAGGTGATTCCGCCCTACACCGGGCCAGCCTTTGAAAAGTCTGCGGAGGGCACCTTTTACGACGAGTGGGGGGTGCGCCGCCGGGAGCGCGTCACCGGCCACAGCCGTGACCTGTATGTAGACCTCAACCCTCTGGGTGACGTGGAGGACGAGGACGATATGGACAAGGTGCTCAGCTATAAGTGGCCGGCGCCCGACGCCTATGACTACTCGGTGGTGGAAGGGCTGTGTGACCGGTACGAGGGCTACGCGATCTGCGGCCCGGGTATCCACTGCGAGGGCTACCATGGGGTTTTCCATCAGCTGACCTATCTTTTCGGCATGGAAAATGCCATGATCCTGCTCATGTCTGAGGAGGAAATGATGCAGGAAGCAGTGCGGCGCATTACAGACTTCTGGGTGGGCTATTATGACCGGCTGCTCACCGCGTCCAAGGGGAAAATGGACTTTATCTTTTACAAGGATGACATGGGGACTCAAAACAGCCTGATGATCAACCGGGATGTCTTTATGACCTATTTTGCGCCTGGGCTCAAGGAGCTGTGCGATATGGCGGACAGCCACAACGCAACGCTGATTTACCATACCTGCGGCTCTGTTATGCCGCTGATCCCGGATTTTATCGACGCGGGCGTCCGGGTTCTTGACCCGATCCAGACCTCGGCTAAAAACATGGACATTCATGTGCTTAAGGAAAAATTCGGGGATAAGCTCACCTTCCACGGCGGTATGGATACCCAGCAGGATCTGCCCAACCTCAGGCCGGACGCGATTTGTGAGCTCACAAGGGAAACGCTTTCTGTGCTGGGGAAGGACGGCGGCTATTTTTTCAGCCCAAGCCACCGTATCCAGCAGGATACGCCCCTTGAGAACATTGACGCCATGTACGATGTGGCATTGAACTGGAACGAATATTAAAGGGGCAGAACCATGATTATTATCGGAGAAAAAATAAACGGCTCGATCCCGTCCGTGGCAAAAGCCGTTGAAGAAAAGGACGCGGCATTTTTGCAGGAGCTGGCTGAAAAACAAAGCACTGCCGGCGCGGATTTTATCGACGTCTGCGCCTCGGTGCCGGAAAAGCGCGAGGCAGAAACCCTGAAATGGATGGTTGAGGCGGTTCAGGCCGTGACTGACACGCCGCTGGCGGTGGACAGCCC encodes:
- a CDS encoding uroporphyrinogen decarboxylase family protein produces the protein MNSRERVQMALHHERPDRAPINFRSTDIVAENLGKYYGKSYDELLEYYQVDFREVIPPYTGPAFEKSAEGTFYDEWGVRRRERVTGHSRDLYVDLNPLGDVEDEDDMDKVLSYKWPAPDAYDYSVVEGLCDRYEGYAICGPGIHCEGYHGVFHQLTYLFGMENAMILLMSEEEMMQEAVRRITDFWVGYYDRLLTASKGKMDFIFYKDDMGTQNSLMINRDVFMTYFAPGLKELCDMADSHNATLIYHTCGSVMPLIPDFIDAGVRVLDPIQTSAKNMDIHVLKEKFGDKLTFHGGMDTQQDLPNLRPDAICELTRETLSVLGKDGGYFFSPSHRIQQDTPLENIDAMYDVALNWNEY